The Candidatus Omnitrophota bacterium genome contains a region encoding:
- a CDS encoding carboxypeptidase regulatory-like domain-containing protein, translated as MKKISSIMQVIIFLVAIGVLCSGCSTPSSPPNLKVTGIVTDKETGEPIVGARVADNIYAGSPSRPCQESWTDKEGKYVLETWYEEHSLVASAPGYPPKIVGFGTKNLSKETKIEINIVLEK; from the coding sequence ATGAAAAAGATATCTTCCATCATGCAAGTAATTATATTTTTAGTGGCGATTGGCGTTCTCTGCAGCGGATGCAGTACGCCTTCTTCTCCTCCCAATTTGAAGGTAACGGGAATAGTGACCGACAAGGAAACCGGAGAACCTATCGTTGGCGCTCGCGTCGCAGACAATATCTATGCAGGTTCTCCAAGCCGCCCCTGTCAGGAATCCTGGACGGACAAGGAGGGGAAATACGTCCTCGAAACCTGGTACGAGGAGCATTCCCTTGTCGCTTCCGCTCCTGGCTATCCTCCCAAAATCGTTGGATTCGGGACGAAAAATTTGAGCAAGGAAACGAAAATCGAAATCAATATCGTTCTTGAGAAATAA